The nucleotide sequence GCGCTCCTCCATCGAGCGCATCCTGCCCAACACCTTCGTCGAGCGCGGCATCAAGGACGGACTCGGCTGCGACGCCAGCCACTATTCGCCCGCCGAACTGCAGGGGAAGATCATCCCCGATGAGCACGTCCACGAGCACGCCACCTGCTTCAACGTGTGGGGCAAGGGCCTCGTGGTGATCTCGTCCTGCGGCCATGTCGGCATCGTCAACTCGGTGCGGCAGGCACAGGAGGTTTCCGGCGTGGAGAAGGTGCACGCCATCGTCGGCGGCTTCCATCTCGGCCCCGCGCCGAAGGAGTACCTGACCCAGGTCGTCGGCGAGATCCGCGCCCTCAAGCCCGATGTGGTGATCCCAATGCATTGCAGCGGCCTGAACTTCGCGCTCGAGGCGCAGGCGCAGATGCCGGAGAACGTCATCGTTCCGACGACCGGCAGCCGGCTCGTCTTCAGTGCGTAACCGGGCGCTCGCGGCCGTGCTGCTCGGCCTGCTCGGCATGGCCGGGGCCGCGCACGGCGAGACCCCGCCGCGCCGCTCGGCCGCCGAACTGATGGACGTCCTGATGTGGAACCGCGAGCCGGTCGGCGGCCCGTTCGCGCTGACCGATCAGGCCGGTCGGCCCCGCACGGAGGCCGATTTCCGTGGCCGCCTCCTCCTCGTCACCTTCGGCTACACCGCCTGCCCGGATGTCTGCCCCACGGAGCTGATGGAGATCGGCCGGGCGCTCACGCTGCTCGGCTCGGACGCCGACGCCGTCCAGCCGATCTTCATCACGCTCGACCCCGAGCACGACACGGCCGCGCTGCTGGCGGAATACTTGCCGAACTTCCATCCGCGTCTGGTCGGCCTGACGGGCAGCGAGGCGGCGATCCGCCGTGCCGCCGATGCCTACAAGGTCTACTTCGAGACGAGCCCGCGCCCCGAGGGCGGCCGGGCCGTCGAGCATTCCGCCTTCATCTATCTGATGGATCGCTCGGGGGCCTATCTCGGCTTCTTCCCGCCCGGCACTTCGGCCGAGCGGATGCTGACGATCCTGCGGCCGCATCTCGCCGCGCGGCCCGCACCGGAATAGAACATCGTCCCGAAGGGCGGCCGCCGGCTTTCGGACAAAGACGATGCTCCAGGCGGTGCTACATCTCCTTCTCGTAGCGCACGGCCCGCTGGCGGCCTCCGCCGCGCCGCGGCGCGCCCGAGGCGATGCCGGCGACGAGGTCGGCGATGTGGCGCAAGGCGTCGGTCGGCAGCGCCCGGTCGCCGGTCTCGCCGCGCCCCTGCGGGGTGATCGCCTTGCCGAAGCCGAGCTTCAAGGCCTCCTTCAGCCGGGCGGGCGCCTGCGAGACCGGCCGCACCGCCCCCGACAGGCCGAGCTCACCGAAATAGACCGAATCGGAGGGCAGAGCCGACCCCGAGAGCGAGGAGACGAGGGCGGCGGCGACCGCGAGATCGGCCGCGGGCTCGGAGATACGAAGCCCGCCCGCGACGTTGAGGTAGACGTCGTGGCCCCCGAGGCGGATGCCGCCATGGGCCTCCAGCACGGCGAGCACCATCGACAGGCGGTTGGGGTCCCAGCCGACCACGGCCCGGCGCGGCATGCCGAGCGAGGAGGGGGCGACCAGCGCCTGGATTTCGACGAGCAGCGGCCGCGTGCCCTCCATCCCGGCGAAGACCGCCGTGCCCGGCGCGGCGTGGTCGCGGCCGGCCAGGAACAGGGCGGAGGGGTTGGGCACCTCGGCAAGCCCGGCATCGGTCATCTCGAACACGCCGATCTCGTCGGTCGGCCCGAAGCGGTTCTTCACCGCCCGCAGGATGCGGAAATGGTGGCCCTGATCGCCCTCGAAGGAGGCCACCGCATCGACCATGTGCTCGACCACGCGCGGCCCCGCGATCTGCCCGTCCTTGGTGACGTGGCCGACGAGGATGACGGCCGTGCCCGTGGTCTTGGCAAAGCGGATCAGCGCCTGGGCGGAGGAGCGCACCTGGGTCACGGTGCCCGGCGCCGATTCCACCGTCTCGGTCCACATGGTCTGGATCGAGTCGATGATGGTCAGCGCTGGCGGGTGCCCCTGCGACAGCGTCTCGACGATGTCCTCGACATTGGTCTGCGCGGCGAGTTCCACCGGGTACTTCGCGAGCCCCAGCCGCTCGGCGCGCAGGCGCACCTGCCCCACTGCCTCCTCGCCGGAGATGTAGGCGACGCGCTCACCGGTTTTCGCCATGGCGGCGGAGGCCTGCATCAGCAGGGTCGACTTGCCGATGCCGGGGTCTCCGCCGAGCAGGATCACCGAGCCGCGCACGAAGCCGCCGCCGGTCACCCGGTCGAGTTCGTTGATGCCCGACGCCGTGCGCGGCGCCTCCTTGGCCTCGCCGGTCAGCCCTTCGAGGGAGAAGACGCGGCCCCGCGCCCGCGAGGGCCGGGTCGCGGCCGGGCCCGATTGCGGGCCGGCGGAGGCGACCTCCTTCTGGATCGTGTTCCAGCCGTTGCAGGCCTCGCAGCGCCCGCGCCAGCGGTTGTAGACCGCCCCGCAGGATTGGCAGACGAAGGTCTGTTGGATCTTG is from Methylorubrum sp. B1-46 and encodes:
- a CDS encoding SCO family protein; translated protein: MRNRALAAVLLGLLGMAGAAHGETPPRRSAAELMDVLMWNREPVGGPFALTDQAGRPRTEADFRGRLLLVTFGYTACPDVCPTELMEIGRALTLLGSDADAVQPIFITLDPEHDTAALLAEYLPNFHPRLVGLTGSEAAIRRAADAYKVYFETSPRPEGGRAVEHSAFIYLMDRSGAYLGFFPPGTSAERMLTILRPHLAARPAPE
- the radA gene encoding DNA repair protein RadA, whose translation is MAKIQQTFVCQSCGAVYNRWRGRCEACNGWNTIQKEVASAGPQSGPAATRPSRARGRVFSLEGLTGEAKEAPRTASGINELDRVTGGGFVRGSVILLGGDPGIGKSTLLMQASAAMAKTGERVAYISGEEAVGQVRLRAERLGLAKYPVELAAQTNVEDIVETLSQGHPPALTIIDSIQTMWTETVESAPGTVTQVRSSAQALIRFAKTTGTAVILVGHVTKDGQIAGPRVVEHMVDAVASFEGDQGHHFRILRAVKNRFGPTDEIGVFEMTDAGLAEVPNPSALFLAGRDHAAPGTAVFAGMEGTRPLLVEIQALVAPSSLGMPRRAVVGWDPNRLSMVLAVLEAHGGIRLGGHDVYLNVAGGLRISEPAADLAVAAALVSSLSGSALPSDSVYFGELGLSGAVRPVSQAPARLKEALKLGFGKAITPQGRGETGDRALPTDALRHIADLVAGIASGAPRRGGGRQRAVRYEKEM